In a single window of the Acinetobacter tibetensis genome:
- a CDS encoding HINT domain-containing protein, whose translation MTWEDLAVSKDGTRFVARSGNNPYKDNVLALVYKTDRPDIGFVPYFDEDNPPSNGSLICLSTTEEIGNADYKPVLSKLFVYDKQWKENLLGQLPENQCANVEFYGFKQGHWVDPETVEWNEGEGFLTTTVYNLEVADTHTYFVGEAGIWVHNCGGEETTVNSLTLEMVEALLPAAKQYWINDIRLVETYTSTVNQVYAMVGQTTYLPIIAARSNDQDGSERIKLELTGFSQGTVLTDGANYITISSTQQWIDISTWDWAQLRFAGNRNQDMTIQVKATAIEQSNQHSASSLKTISVKMLGGQACVSPWQLVNGFVSTWVNRVESIPLQVKAHWSCQIPLLSTQLELNSLPKEEDEDQILLRREEQSDAWLKGLEQTAQQHWKQLF comes from the coding sequence ATGACATGGGAGGATCTTGCTGTAAGTAAAGATGGCACTCGGTTTGTTGCAAGAAGTGGAAATAATCCCTATAAAGATAATGTACTTGCTCTAGTCTATAAAACTGATCGGCCTGATATTGGATTTGTCCCTTATTTTGATGAAGATAATCCACCATCAAATGGCAGTTTAATTTGTTTGAGTACAACAGAGGAAATAGGCAATGCTGATTATAAACCTGTTTTAAGCAAGTTATTTGTTTATGATAAGCAGTGGAAAGAAAATTTATTAGGTCAATTACCAGAAAACCAGTGTGCAAATGTAGAGTTTTATGGCTTTAAACAAGGACATTGGGTCGATCCCGAAACCGTAGAATGGAATGAGGGTGAGGGTTTTCTCACTACAACAGTTTATAATCTTGAAGTGGCGGATACACATACTTATTTTGTGGGTGAAGCTGGGATTTGGGTACATAACTGTGGTGGTGAAGAAACTACTGTTAATAGTCTGACACTTGAAATGGTAGAAGCATTGTTACCAGCAGCTAAACAATACTGGATTAATGATATTCGTTTAGTTGAAACTTATACTTCAACAGTAAATCAGGTCTATGCAATGGTAGGGCAAACCACTTACTTGCCAATTATTGCTGCTCGTAGTAATGATCAAGATGGTTCAGAGCGAATCAAGCTGGAATTGACAGGCTTTAGTCAAGGCACAGTACTTACTGATGGAGCAAACTACATTACGATTAGTTCGACTCAGCAGTGGATAGATATCAGTACTTGGGATTGGGCTCAGTTACGCTTTGCGGGTAATCGTAATCAGGACATGACGATTCAGGTAAAAGCCACAGCCATTGAACAAAGCAACCAGCACAGTGCAAGTAGCTTGAAAACAATTTCAGTGAAAATGCTAGGTGGACAAGCCTGTGTAAGCCCTTGGCAATTGGTCAATGGTTTTGTTTCTACATGGGTAAACCGCGTTGAATCTATTCCATTACAGGTAAAAGCGCATTGGTCATGCCAGATTCCACTGCTTTCAACTCAGTTAGAGTTAAATAGCCTGCCAAAAGAAGAAGATGAGGATCAGATTCTACTCCGTCGGGAAGAACAGTCCGACGCATGGCTTAAAGGTTTGGAACAAACTGCACAGCAACATTGGAAACAATTGTTTTAA
- a CDS encoding efflux RND transporter periplasmic adaptor subunit, with amino-acid sequence MLVTRYKPLIIIILLVLLVSFATYRWWQGPLLPSYEVVSSPLIQTVVASGRVEKVSRTQIGSEITGVVLERLVQEGDRVSQGDVLLVLKSDEISAQVRQAEAELKELATTRRPQAEVDLANAKVQLEQAQREAVRRRNTELGILSAEEREKSIEAEKLARNNLESARLKVASLAPDKVEETKLRERLAALQAQLAKTKIRAEVSGIILTRNVEPGDLVQPSQTLFTIALDGATEIRVPFDERNLPLLALQQKAAVITDAYPDQPFPAHINFIAPSIDAQRGTVDVRLTVDPVPDFLRQDMTVSVNVETNKRERTLVIPNDALSSISGNKAMVILVRDRKIQRHPITLGLRGLVMSEVVAGLKEGDHVLTDAESVLKDGTRVRIEQTKRVLQSQTDPTNSKNELPVKFD; translated from the coding sequence TTGCTCGTTACCCGTTATAAGCCTTTAATCATAATCATACTACTGGTTTTGCTCGTCAGTTTTGCTACATATCGTTGGTGGCAAGGACCATTGTTACCTAGTTATGAAGTCGTATCTAGTCCATTGATTCAGACAGTTGTTGCTTCAGGACGGGTAGAGAAAGTATCTCGGACTCAGATTGGCAGTGAAATTACAGGGGTTGTTCTTGAGCGCTTGGTTCAAGAGGGGGATCGGGTCTCTCAAGGGGATGTTCTTTTAGTACTGAAATCTGATGAAATTTCAGCGCAGGTGCGGCAGGCAGAAGCTGAATTAAAGGAACTCGCAACCACTAGACGTCCGCAAGCAGAAGTCGATTTAGCGAATGCCAAAGTGCAATTAGAACAGGCTCAAAGAGAGGCGGTACGCAGACGAAATACCGAATTAGGAATATTATCAGCAGAGGAAAGGGAGAAATCGATAGAGGCAGAAAAACTCGCTCGTAATAATTTGGAATCAGCTCGATTAAAAGTTGCTTCACTTGCCCCAGATAAAGTTGAAGAGACAAAATTACGTGAGCGACTCGCTGCACTACAAGCGCAACTCGCCAAGACCAAAATTCGTGCAGAAGTTTCAGGTATTATTTTAACCCGTAATGTTGAGCCAGGGGATTTGGTACAACCGAGCCAGACTCTCTTCACTATTGCACTGGATGGTGCGACTGAAATTCGAGTGCCATTTGATGAACGAAATTTACCACTGCTGGCTTTACAACAAAAAGCAGCAGTGATTACGGATGCCTATCCAGATCAACCTTTTCCTGCCCATATTAATTTTATTGCCCCAAGTATTGATGCTCAACGTGGCACAGTAGATGTCCGATTAACAGTTGATCCAGTCCCTGATTTTTTGCGTCAAGACATGACGGTATCAGTAAATGTTGAAACCAACAAGCGCGAGCGAACCTTGGTCATTCCAAATGATGCTTTAAGCAGTATAAGTGGCAATAAGGCTATGGTTATTTTAGTAAGAGATAGAAAAATTCAACGTCATCCTATCACACTGGGTTTACGTGGTTTGGTCATGTCTGAAGTTGTAGCTGGATTGAAAGAAGGTGATCACGTCCTTACCGATGCAGAATCAGTGCTTAAAGATGGAACTCGTGTCCGAATAGAGCAAACTAAACGTGTTTTGCAGAGTCAAACGGATCCGACAAATAGCAAAAATGAATTACCGGTGAAATTCGATTGA
- a CDS encoding HINT domain-containing protein gives MSEERWCPAKGLNTGDKVFTLAVDKQFHFLYANKLYKTTDSVGKIYGHTSPPLQDFEDAVRIDTFFEINKDYIYGYNQIYRNKYKPALLNELDLKLVKELAGAADSTSLLCDVYNLEVAENHTYFVGEEGLWVHNCDNCFNSDLVREYVPVVPSDGTGTVYYKSGLSN, from the coding sequence ATGTCTGAAGAAAGATGGTGTCCTGCAAAAGGATTAAACACAGGCGATAAAGTATTTACCTTGGCAGTTGATAAACAGTTCCATTTTTTATATGCAAATAAATTGTATAAAACTACTGATAGTGTTGGAAAAATATATGGTCATACCTCACCACCATTACAGGATTTTGAAGATGCAGTTAGAATAGATACTTTTTTTGAAATAAATAAAGATTATATATATGGTTATAACCAAATTTATAGAAATAAATATAAGCCAGCACTCTTAAATGAACTTGACTTAAAATTGGTAAAGGAGCTCGCAGGTGCTGCAGACTCAACTAGTTTGTTATGTGATGTATATAATCTGGAAGTAGCAGAAAATCATACTTATTTTGTAGGCGAAGAAGGTTTATGGGTACATAATTGTGATAACTGCTTTAATAGTGACTTAGTCCGAGAATATGTCCCAGTTGTACCTAGCGATGGTACAGGTACGGTTTATTACAAAAGTGGTTTATCTAATTAG
- a CDS encoding ABC transporter permease, whose translation MKNFFGRLWTEWTIAISFLREGRTQSMMITIGVAVGVAVIVFISALIQGLQSNIVERTLGTQAHIRLLSPDEVNHIVPPAAGTLQLLQEDQRAQRLRSINNWQQITETLDQLPVLTAVSPVVSGPAFVQRGDAIQSVALVGINLERYQQIIPLKQYMVSGELRVSADNVLIGRQLAKDLGVQVGSKLRLDTGQQKNAVVNISGIFELGVRELDARYVYLDLKQAQSLLNLPGGVTVIDLTIQNIFQADQTASQVGRLTGLKAESWIETNAQLMNAITAQSLSTNMIIVFVGISVAFGIASVMSVSVVQRTREIGILRATGATQAQILRVFLFQGAIFGLLGSMLGSVVSYGLIWGFNQFGPGLFYISISIKLILSALFLATLTGVLAAAIPSRRAAALDPVEAIRHV comes from the coding sequence TTGAAAAACTTTTTTGGGCGACTTTGGACAGAGTGGACTATCGCAATCAGTTTTCTGCGAGAGGGTCGCACACAGTCGATGATGATTACCATTGGCGTCGCGGTGGGGGTAGCGGTCATTGTGTTCATTAGCGCCTTAATTCAGGGCTTACAATCGAATATTGTAGAAAGGACTTTAGGGACGCAGGCGCATATTCGTTTGCTCTCACCAGATGAGGTGAATCACATTGTGCCACCAGCAGCAGGAACACTTCAGTTGTTACAAGAAGATCAGCGTGCGCAACGCTTACGCTCTATTAATAATTGGCAGCAGATTACTGAGACTTTAGATCAGTTGCCCGTGTTGACGGCGGTTTCTCCTGTGGTCTCTGGTCCTGCATTTGTACAGCGCGGAGATGCGATTCAATCGGTTGCTTTGGTTGGTATCAATCTTGAACGTTATCAACAGATTATTCCGTTAAAGCAATATATGGTGAGTGGTGAATTACGGGTCAGTGCGGATAATGTATTAATTGGGCGTCAATTGGCCAAAGATTTGGGTGTGCAAGTCGGAAGCAAATTAAGGTTAGATACTGGACAGCAGAAAAATGCAGTGGTGAACATCTCTGGAATATTTGAACTGGGCGTGCGTGAATTGGATGCGCGCTATGTTTATCTGGATTTGAAACAGGCGCAATCTTTACTTAATTTGCCGGGTGGGGTGACCGTGATTGATCTGACGATTCAAAATATTTTTCAGGCGGATCAAACTGCCTCACAAGTCGGACGCTTGACAGGATTAAAAGCAGAAAGCTGGATTGAAACCAATGCTCAATTAATGAATGCGATTACTGCTCAGAGCCTTTCGACCAACATGATTATTGTTTTTGTGGGGATTTCAGTCGCTTTTGGCATTGCCAGTGTGATGTCGGTGAGTGTGGTGCAACGGACTCGGGAAATTGGTATTTTACGTGCGACGGGGGCGACGCAAGCGCAAATTTTAAGAGTTTTCTTATTTCAGGGAGCAATTTTTGGTCTGCTTGGTTCCATGCTTGGTAGTGTAGTCAGCTATGGTTTGATCTGGGGATTTAATCAGTTTGGTCCTGGTTTGTTTTATATTTCGATTTCAATCAAGCTTATCTTGTCGGCATTATTCTTGGCGACTTTGACAGGGGTTTTGGCTGCTGCAATACCATCCCGTCGGGCGGCTGCACTCGATCCTGTGGAGGCAATTCGTCATGTCTGA
- a CDS encoding Hint domain-containing protein, with protein MDNNIQHTCFVAGTLVHTNQGLIPIEQLKAGDLVLSKLANGELVYKPILRTIVTENVQVSLIELEQWVDPPLPMRERLNLRRLVN; from the coding sequence ATGGATAACAATATACAACATACCTGTTTTGTAGCAGGGACATTGGTTCATACCAATCAAGGTTTAATTCCGATTGAGCAATTAAAAGCTGGTGATTTGGTACTTTCAAAACTTGCAAATGGAGAATTGGTCTATAAACCAATTTTACGGACCATTGTGACAGAAAATGTACAAGTTTCATTGATTGAGTTGGAACAATGGGTAGATCCACCACTACCTATGAGAGAGCGTTTGAATTTAAGAAGATTAGTAAATTAG
- a CDS encoding heavy metal sensor histidine kinase gives MMFKPIRSLELRLTLLVTGCAAMVLCAVAFMTYLGINHILIAQQDRALVERIERLEILLQDSSNIEQIIARPKLYQNMLGNQDNLFLLIQGDQILININPLGIPLPEFTHQPQIQFQDLSAHTYPTRIAWKTIQINQQPYVLIAGKQWSERLAIISPFQKRLFIYVFTGILAIFILCAIASRLGLNALRTLREQTHAINIHKLEQRLNLVHPPQEIEQLASDINAMLDRIEMGYSQLNRFSEDIAHEFRTPLNNLIGQTEILLMNERSPAQYQELLISNLEDYQRLKRMIDSMLFLARADAHKVCLNKQKIQLKSFIEDIFSIFEYQAEEQHCNFVLRLEATELLADPELLQQALYNLISNALIHGGNHRTIYVLSRRKIINNMQMITLSVITSGLEVAPEHLPHLFERFYQCSSSRQSPHQTGGLGLSIVASILTLHQGMYQAVNSAEGICFELLFPDV, from the coding sequence GGTCTTGTGCGCTGTAGCATTTATGACCTATCTGGGTATCAACCATATTTTAATTGCTCAGCAAGATCGGGCTTTGGTTGAACGAATTGAGCGACTGGAAATTTTGCTGCAAGACAGTAGCAATATTGAACAGATTATCGCTCGCCCGAAGCTGTATCAAAACATGTTGGGAAATCAGGATAATTTGTTTTTATTGATTCAAGGCGATCAGATTCTCATCAACATCAATCCTCTTGGTATTCCGCTGCCTGAATTTACCCATCAACCCCAGATTCAATTCCAAGATTTATCGGCTCATACTTACCCCACGCGTATTGCTTGGAAAACCATTCAAATCAATCAGCAGCCCTATGTGTTAATTGCAGGCAAACAGTGGTCTGAACGTTTAGCCATCATCTCGCCTTTTCAAAAACGTCTTTTCATTTATGTATTTACAGGCATCTTGGCCATTTTCATACTCTGTGCCATTGCTAGCCGTCTGGGATTGAACGCATTAAGAACTCTGCGAGAACAAACCCATGCCATCAATATTCACAAACTTGAGCAGCGACTCAATCTAGTTCATCCCCCTCAAGAGATTGAACAACTAGCATCCGATATCAACGCCATGCTTGACCGTATTGAAATGGGATATAGCCAACTGAATCGCTTCTCTGAAGACATTGCGCATGAATTTAGAACCCCATTGAATAATTTAATCGGGCAGACTGAAATTTTACTCATGAATGAACGTAGTCCCGCACAGTATCAGGAACTCTTGATTTCCAACTTGGAGGACTATCAACGTTTAAAACGAATGATTGACAGCATGTTATTTCTAGCCCGCGCAGATGCACACAAAGTTTGCTTAAACAAACAGAAAATTCAGCTCAAATCATTTATAGAAGATATATTCAGTATTTTCGAGTATCAAGCTGAAGAACAACACTGCAATTTTGTTTTAAGGCTTGAAGCGACTGAGCTATTGGCAGATCCAGAACTGTTACAACAAGCGCTGTATAATCTGATATCAAATGCGCTCATTCACGGCGGCAATCACCGAACTATTTATGTGCTTAGCCGCCGAAAGATCATTAATAATATGCAGATGATTACATTATCTGTGATCACCAGTGGTTTAGAAGTTGCCCCTGAACATTTGCCTCATCTCTTTGAGCGTTTTTATCAGTGCAGCTCCAGCAGACAAAGCCCTCATCAAACGGGCGGTTTAGGCCTGTCGATTGTGGCATCCATTTTGACGCTTCATCAGGGAATGTATCAGGCAGTCAATAGCGCAGAAGGTATATGTTTTGAACTGCTATTCCCAGACGTGTGA
- a CDS encoding ABC transporter ATP-binding protein codes for MSDSSQEVLRLEALRKSYNVGQPNEVEVLHGIDLCIQRNDFAALIGPSGSGKSTLLNILGLLDQPSRGELYLLGQATSCMDDTARTALRGNSIGFVFQFHHLIQAFTALNNVLMPLMLKQGKPDQFALQYAHELLAAVGLDKFADRKPNELSGGQQQRVAIARALITQPALLLADEPTGNLDTQTAAEMFELFRKVHREHDCAVLLVTHDPRLSATCDRTINLVDGRIQSDFKHEMK; via the coding sequence ATGTCTGATTCATCTCAGGAAGTACTGCGTTTAGAAGCATTGCGAAAGTCCTACAACGTTGGGCAACCTAATGAAGTGGAGGTATTACATGGAATTGACCTGTGTATTCAACGCAACGATTTTGCTGCATTAATTGGTCCTTCTGGTTCAGGAAAAAGTACTTTACTGAATATTCTTGGCTTATTAGATCAGCCTAGTCGTGGTGAGTTGTACTTGTTGGGTCAGGCGACAAGCTGTATGGATGATACGGCTCGGACAGCGTTACGTGGCAACAGTATTGGTTTTGTGTTTCAGTTCCATCATCTTATACAGGCCTTTACGGCCTTAAATAATGTACTCATGCCATTAATGCTGAAGCAAGGCAAGCCAGATCAATTTGCGTTGCAATATGCCCATGAATTATTGGCCGCCGTAGGCTTAGATAAGTTCGCTGACCGTAAACCGAATGAGCTTTCTGGGGGCCAACAGCAGCGCGTGGCGATTGCACGTGCACTGATTACTCAGCCTGCACTATTGTTGGCCGATGAACCGACAGGTAATTTGGATACTCAAACTGCTGCGGAAATGTTTGAATTATTTCGTAAAGTACATCGCGAACATGACTGTGCAGTCCTTTTGGTGACTCATGATCCTAGATTATCGGCAACCTGTGATCGAACTATTAATCTGGTGGATGGGAGAATTCAGAGTGATTTCAAACACGAGATGAAATAA